Part of the Candidatus Methylomirabilota bacterium genome is shown below.
TTGGAGGCAAGGTCAGCGCGAGAGTTGTTTGCGCGCGGTCACGTGGGCACGCCAGTCGCCGGAGGCGATGCGCGGCCCGCGCCCGGTCGGTCCGTTGTACACGTAGACCCAGGCCTCGCGAGTCGACCCGTCCCCGATCAGGACGGCCACCCGCCGCCGGACGAACAGGCTTTGCGCCTCGTCGGCCGGGTCGTACCCCTCGGCCCGGTCCAGCGCGAGCAGCCGATCGGCGGAATCGGGGATGCGGTAGAGCTGCCCGGATACCCAGCCCGCGCCCTCCAGAACCACCCCCGGATACTCGCCGAAATCATAGAGCGAACCTCGGATGCGGCCGCGTCCTTCGAGGACGGCCCCCGCCCCGAGGAGGGGCCGCCGTGCAAGGCCGGACATCAGCGTGCCGTAGGCGAAGAGCCGATCAAACGCCACCTGGCCCGATCCTTCTGCCGGTCATGGGATCGCAGCCCAGTGCCGACGTGTGGTCCTGGTGCGCTCAGCGGCGCCGGGGCGGCTCGGGCGTCGCGCAGGCCTGGCCGGGCTCCGACCCGGAGCTCACCGCGGGGCCCCGTTGCCATCTCCGGCCGCCCGGAGCACCTGCTCGACGAACTGGGCCTCCGGCAGGGCTCCTTCGAACGACACGCGCTCGTTCACCACGGTCTTGGGAACAGCCATCACGCTGTAACGCTGGGCCAGGTCGGGGAACTCGGTCGCTTCCACGCAGTCGCCGCGGATCAGCTCCGACGCCACTGCCAGATGGTGTGCCAGGCGCACGGCCCGGGGACAGTGGGGTCAGGTGGGGGTGGTGAAGACCTGGATGTGGACGGGCTTCTGGAGGCCACGCAGCCGCTCGATGGTCTCGGGGCTGAGCCGGGGCTCACCGGACGCCGCCACCAGCATGCCGTCGATCAGGTTCGTGAACTCGTAGCCCAGGGGAATCCCGAAGAAGCGGATCCCGTAGTCCCGGGCTCCCTCGACGACGACGGCCGGTACCCGGTCGACTCCGTAGGCAGCCGCCTTCTCGCGGTCGATGTGGAGGTTGTAAATCTCCACCGCCACCTTGTCCGAGCACTCGGCGACTTCACGGGCGAGCCGCTCCGTCTCGAGGCAGTACTCGGAGCCGAGCTCCTGGCTGAACACCACGAGCTTGACGGGACCGGCGAGCTTCTGAAGCTCCTCGGTGACCCCGGCTCGGTCCTTCTCGGTCAGGATCGCCATCGTGCCTCCTGTCGGGACGCCTCAGCGCTCCATTATACCGGAGATGCCGCTGCCCGGCGCGGGCGCGGTGCCGTCACGCACCTCGTACATGGCCCACGTCATCGCGTTCCGGGCCTGCGGGCGGTTGAACGTCAGGAAGGCGACGGCGCCGCGACGCTCGTAGAGGAGCTCGTCGGTGGCGGGACCGAACTCCGCGCTCATCCCAGCCGGGCGAGCGCCTTGCCCACCTGATCGAGCGCCCGCTGGATCGCCTCCCGCGACGCCGCGTACGACAGCCGGAGGTAGCCCTCGCCGAACTCGCCGAAGGCCGTGCCCCAGAGGACGGCGACTCCGCCCTCGTCGAGGAGGTAGGTGGCGATCTCCTTGGACGAGCGGCCGAGCTGCTTCACGTTCGGGAACACATAGAAGGCGCCCCGCGGCCGGGCGCAGGAGACACCCGGGAGCCGGTTGAGCCCGTCCACGATGAGATCGCGGCGGTGGCGGAACTCCTCAACCATGGTCTGGACCGGCGTGTCGTCCCCCTGGAGGGCCGCCAGGCCGGCCTGCTGGATGAAGGTCGCCGTGCAGGAGGCGGAGTTCGTCATCAGCCGCGTGATGTGCTCGGCCAGCGGCACCGGCATGACGCCGTACCCGAGCCGCCAGCCCGTCATCGCGTACGACTTCGAGAAGCCGTCCAGGATGATCGTCTGCTCCTTCATCCCGGGCAGGCTGGCGATGGAGGCGAACTGGCCTTCGTAGAGGAATCGACGGTAGATCTCGTCCGAGAAGACGGGGACGCGATAGTGCCGGGCGATCTCGGCGATCCGGCCGATCTCCTCGGGCGCCAGCACACCGCCGGTCGGGTTCTGCGGCGAGTTGATGATGAGGAGCCGGGTCTTCCGCGAGACCCGCCGCTCGAGCTCCCCGAGGTCCAAGCCGAACCCGGTCTCCTCCACGAGCGGGATGGGCACCGGCACGCCGCCGACGAAGTTGATGACGGACTCGTAGATCGGGAAGCCGGGGTTCGGGTAGACGACCTCGTCGCCGCGGTTCACCAGCGCCAGGATCGCGAAGAACATGATCGGCTTCGCCCCCGGGGTCACGACGACCTCGTCGGCCGACACCGGGATGCCGCGCGTCTCGCCGATGTGCTTGGCGATGGCCTCGCGGAGCTCGGGCAGCCCCGCCGACGGGCCGTAGTGGGTCGCGCCGGCGTCGAGCGCGCGCTTGGCCGCTTCCTTGATGTGGGCCGGGGTGTCGAAGTCCGGCTCGCCGATCTCGAGGTGCACCACCGCCTTCCCCTGCCGCTCCAGGGCCCGGGCCCGGGCCAGCACCTCGAAGGCGGACTCCGTCCCCAGCCGTCCCATCCGCTCCGCTGCCTGCATCATGCTCGTCTCCGTCAAAAGACGCCGAACTTCTCGTAGGCCTGGAGCGGCGCCATGCCCTTTCGGACGGCGTCGCGCACCTGGTTCTCCGCGTCCAGCAACGCTTCGCACTCCAGCAGCACCTCGAGCACGAGCTTCCTGGGGACCACCGCGACCCCGTCGAAGTCGCCCACCACCATGTCGCCGGGCGTGACCCGCACGTCCCCGATCGTGACCGGACGTCCCCACTCCACCGCCCGCCAGCGGGGCAGCGAATCCTGCGGCGTCCGGTAGCGACAGAAGAGCGGGAACTTCTCCCGCAGGATGTAGGCGGCGTCCCGCGTGGCGCCGTCCACGACCACCCCGCGAACGCCCCGCGTCTTCATGGCCACCGCGGAGAGCTCGCCGAAGTGGGCGGCCACGTCATCGTTGGCCTGGATCACGAGGACGGCCTCGCGGGGCACGGCGCCGAGCAGCTTCAGAAACGCCCGGATGGGGCCATCGGTCTCGGTGTTCCGGCTCTGCTTGCCGCTGGCCGGGAACGCCACGCCCGCCAGCCGGGTGTCGGCCGCCAGCGGGACGATGTCGTGGGGCAGCGTCTGGTTGTAGTACCCGCGCTTGTCGAGGACATCCGTGATCGCCGCCGTGTAGATGCGGCCGTAGCGGGCGCAAAGGTCCGCCGTGGAGACGGTCGGGTTCCGCGGGCCGGGCTTCGCGCGACGGCGGGACGTGGCCATCACTCCTCCTCGGTGGCCGGGCAATCCGGCGGACCGGCCGCGGAACGGTACGGGTCCGGGCGGCAGCATCGGAGCGGCGCGGGCGTCATCTTACCGCGCGCCCGCCGTCCCGCTCAAGGGCCGTCCTGGCGGCTCGGGCGACCGGCCCCGGAGCCGATCAGCCCTTCACGGAGCCGGCGGTGAGCCCGACCACGTAGTAGTCGAGGAAGAACACGTACATCACGACCACCGGGAGGGCCCCGGTGATTGCGCCGGCCATGATGCCGCCCCAGTGGAAGACGTCGCCCCGGATCATCTCGCCGGCCACCCCGACCGTCACGGTCTTGGTCACGCTCGCCGAGGTGAAGGTCAGCGCGTAGAGGAACTCGTTCCACGCCAGGGTGAACGCGAAGAGCATCGCGCAGACGATGCCGGGAATCGCCACCGGGATCATGATGCGAAAGAGCACGCCCAGTCGCCCGCAGCCGTCCACCAGGGCGCACTCCTCGATCTCCCGCGGCACGACCTTGAAGTAGCCGAGGAGGAGCCAGGTGCAGAACGGGATGAGAAACGTGGGATAGGTGAGGACCAGGGCCCACAGGCTGTCGATGAGACCGAGCCAGTGCACGATCTGGGTCAGGGGGAGGAAGAGGAGGGTCGGCGGGACCAGATACGTGATGAACACCCCGATCCCGAAGGACCGGCGGCCCGGAAACCGAAGGCGGGCGAGGCTGTAGGCGGCCAGGATGCTGATGAGGACCGACATCGTCATGGTCACGAACGACACGATCAGGCTGTTGGCGAGCCAGCGCCAGAAATTCGTCTTGAGGAAGAGGTGGCGGAAGTGGCCGAGCGAGACGCCGTCGCGGAGCCAGAAGGGGACCGCCTGGAGGTCGTAGAGCTCCCGATCGCTCTTGAACGCGGTCAGGAGCATGAAGTAGATCGGGAACAGGATGAAGAGCAGGAAGGGGGCCAGCCCGACGTGGTCGGCCACGAAGTGCCGCAACGCCCCGCCCCGCCTCACGCTAGCCACGGGGACTCCGCCTTGGCCCCGGGCCGCCACAGGGCCCGCCACCAGCAGGACCCGCGGCGGGCGGCGGCGCGCTGCTACGCATAGCGGGTCTCGTCGCGGTGCAAGAAGTGCAGCTGCAGCGCCACGATCACCACCAGCGCCGGGAACATGAAGAGCGAGACCGCCGCCCCCTTCCCGAGCTGCAAGCTCTCGAAGGCCAGGGCGTGGGAGAGCGTGGCGAAGAGGTGCGTGCTCTCTTGAGGCCCGCCCCGCGTCAGCACGTACACGATGTTGAAGTCGGCGAAGGTGAAGATCGTCGAGAACAGGATCACGACGGCGAGGATCGGCTTCAGCAGCGGATAGGTGACATACCAGAACCGTCCCCAGCGGCCCGCCCCGTCGACCTCGGCCGCCTCGTAGAACTCGGTCGGGATCCCGGTGAGACCGGCCAGCACCGTCACCGCGAAGAACGGCAGACCGCGCCAGACGTTGACCACGATGACCGCCGCCATGGCCAGGACGGGCGAGCCGAGCCAGTTCACCTCGAGTGGCCGGAGCCCGGCCGGCCCGAGCAGGACGTGGTTCACCGTCCAGGTGATCACGCTGTAGAGCGAGTCGTACATCCAGAGCCACCCGAGCGTGGAGAGCGCGGTCGGGATCACGAACGGCAGGAGCACCAGGCCACGGATCAATCGCTTGAGCCGCAGCTTCCGGTGGAGGATGAGGGCGAGCGACACGCCGAGGACCGTCTTCACGACGACGGCGATCGACGTGAAGACGACCGAATTCTGGACGGTCTGCAGGAACGTCCCGTCGGCCAGGAGCGCCCGGAAGTTCGCCAGGCCGACGAACGTCCCCGTGCCCTGGCCGACCACCGTGTTGCTCACGCTGTAGTAGAGCGCCATGAAGAAGGGATACGCGACGAGCAGGGTGATCCAGCACAGGGCCGGCAGGACCAGAGCGATGCCGGTGAAAGCCTCGGCGCGGCGGCTCGAGCGGAGCATGAGCGGGAGGACGCCGGCCCGGCCACCCCCGGAGGGGCGGCCGCGGGCCGGCGCCGCGCGGCTCAGAGGGTTTCCTTGAAGATCCTCTGCATCTCCCCTTCCATCCAGCCCATCGCGTCCTTGATCGAGGTGCCCCCGACGACCCGGGCGATCATGTTGGGCAGGAGGTACTTCGAGTCCATGGCGGCGATGTACTGGGTCGGCTGGCCCGGCCAGCCCTGCGGTCGCGTGTAGGGCCCTTCCTTCGGCAAGAGCGTGAGCTTCGGGTCCTTCTTCCAGACCTCGTGGCCCTCGAACTTCTTGAAGGGACTCATGCAGAAGCCCTTGGCCGCCGCGATCCACGAGGCGTACTTGTCCTCCTGGTAGAAGAAGCGGAGGAAATCCTTCGCCAGGTCGACGTTCTTCGAGAATTTCCAGATCCCGAGGCCGTGGTTGAACGTCGCCGCGTAGCGTCCGGCCGGTCCGCTGAGCCCTTCGTGGTGATCGACCTCGTCCGCGATGGGAAGCTTGTTGTCCTTGGCGGAGAGGTAAATGCTGACCGGGTTGTGGACCCACGAGCCCTTACCCGAGAGAATCAGGCGGTTGTTGCCGGCGTCGTCCCAGGACAGGACCTCCGAGGTCATCGTGTCGGTGTACAGCCGCTTGGCGAACTCGAGGAACTCCGCCGTCTTCGGCGAGTTGATGGCGATGGTCTTGCTGTCCGCCTCGACTTCCTTGGCCCCGTAGCACCACATGATGTGGCGCCAGGTGAGGATGGCGTCGGTGCAGTTGCTGATGGCGATCCCCACCGGCGCCCCGCGCTTCTTCAGCTCGGTGCCCGCCCGGTGAAGCTCCTCGAAGGTCTTGGGGAGGGCGAGATTCGCGGCCTTCCAGTGCTTGACGTTGTACGTCCCCACGACCGAGAGCCAGTACCACGGCGCCACCTTCCAGTGGCCGTCGATGTGGAACGTGGCCCGCGGCCCCGGATACACCTCGTACCGCCGGCCCACGTCGTCCAGGACGTCGTCGATGTTGGCCAGGTTGTTCCGGTGCAGGTAGCCGAAGGCCTCCCACAGATCGATGAGATCGTGGCCGGCCTGCACGGTGGCCTCGGCCGCCAGCTTGACCGGGACGTCGGTGACCTTGATGGTGTCGTAGCGGACGTCGCAGCCGGCCTGCTTGCCGAACTCCTGCATGAGCTCGCTGAACCGCTCGTCGCCCGAGGGGACGAAGAGGCTCAGCGACAGGCCCGTGAGGGTGCGCCGCTGGGCAACGGCCGGGGGCGTGCGCTCGGCCAGCCAGCCCATCGACGCGGCGCCCACGGCCGCGCCCGTCGACCCGAGGAAGCGGCGTCGCGTCAGGCCCGGGCCGGGACCCCGGAGCCCCCCCGTTCGTGTCGTGGTGTCCATGGCAACCTCCCGTGTCGTGGTTCTGTGAGGAGCCTCGATGGGGACAGGGACCGGCCTGTCCGGAGCCTACTATAGGGCTTCGGGCCCGCGCAATGGGGGAGCGGCCGGGGGGCGCAGCCGGCCGGGCTCGTTCCCGGTCGGGCGCGGTATAATTCCGGCGTCCGCACTCCACCTCAACCTGCTCGGAAAGGGAGTCCATCCATGCTCAAGGTCCTCGTCAGTCCATGCCTGGCGGTTGCCCTGACCGTCACCGGCGCGGCCGCCGCCTTGGCCGTCGAGCCGCTCCCGGCCCTCAAGCTCCTGATCCCCGCCAATCCCGGCGGCGGCTGGGACCAGACCGGCCGCGCCCTGGAGCAGGTGCTGCGCGCCGAGAAGCTCGTGACCGGAGCCATCCGGCTCACGAACCGCGGCGGAGCCGGCGGCACCATCGGGCTCGCCGAGTTCGCCAGGGCCAAGGGCGAGGGCGGGTCCCTCATGGTCATGGGCCTCGTCATGGTCGGCGCCATCCTCACCAACAAGTCTCCGGTGACCCTGGAGGCGGTCACTCCGATCGCCCGCCTCACCTCCGAGTACCTCGTCATCGCCGTGCCGGTCTCGTCCAAGATCCAGAACCTGAAGGACTTCACCGAGGCTCTCAAGAAGGACCCGGGCGCCACCTCCATCGTCGGCGGCTCGCGCGGCGGCGTCGATCACATCCTGGCCGCTCTGGTCGCCGACACCGTCGGCGTCCCCGGCGCCAAGGTCAACTACGTCGCCTACGCGGGCGGAGGCGAGGCCGTAGCCGCCCTCCTCGGCGCCCAGGCGACGGCCGGCATCAGCGGCTACGGCGAGTTCCAGCCGCACATCGAGTCGGGCAAGTTGAGGGCCATCGGGCTCAGCGCGCCCTCACGCATCACGGGGATCAACGCCCCGACGCTCAAGGAGCAGGGGGTCAACGTCGAGCTCGGGAACTGGCGGGGCGTCGTCGCACCGGGCGGGATCGGCGCGGCCGACCGCAAGGCCCTGCTCGATGTCATCGACGCGATGGCGAAGTCTCCCTCCTGGAAGGCCGAGCTGAAAAAGCACAACTGGGAGGACGCGTACCTGGCCGGGGACGCCTTCGCCAAGTTCGTCAAGGCCTCGGAGGAGCAGACCGCCAAGGTGCTGAAGGACGTCGGGCTCGTCAAGTAGGCGCCGTGAAGCCCGAGAGCCGTCCCCTCGCGGTCGGCGCCGGCGTCACCGCCCTCGGCCTCTTCTTCCTCGTGGGAGCCCAGACGATCGCCGGCGAGACTCCGTACGCCGGTGTGGGCCCCCGGGCCTTCCCGACCCTGATCGGGGCCGCGCTGACCGTTCTCGGCGTGGCCTTCCTGATCGCGGTCCGGCGCGGCATGACGTTCCCGGAGGCCGGCGGCCCGGTGGAGCGGGGCACGATGCCCTGGATCCTCGGCGGGCTCGCCGCGGCCACCCTGGCCATGGCGCCCCTCGGCTTCCCGGTCGCCGCCCTGTTCCTCTTCGTCCTGACCGCCCGCGGCTTCGGCTCCCGGCGCTGGGGGTGGAACGTGGTGCTCGGCGCCGTGCTGGGGGTCGTCGTCTACTACGTGTTCTCGCGCGCCCTCGGCGTGTCGCTCCCCGGGGGTCTCTTCGAGCGCTGGTAGGCCGGCCATGGACACCCTGCTCGCGCTGGGGCACGGCTTCGCGGTCGCCGTCCAGCCACTCAACCTGCTCTTCGCCTTCATCGGCGCCGTGCTGGGCACGGCCGTCGGCGTCCTGCCGGGGATCGGCCCGGCGCTGACCGTGGCGCTCCTCCTGCCGGTCACCTACAACCTGGCGCCGACCGCCAGCTTCATCATGTTCTGCGGGGTGTACTACGGGGCGATGTACGGTGGGTCCACCACCTCGATCCTCATCCGGACGCCGGGGGAGTCGGCCTCGATCATCACCTCGCTCGAGGGCTATCAGATGGCGCGCCGGGGCCGCGGGTCGGCCGCCCTGGCCACCGCCGCGGTCGGCTCCTTCGTGGCCGGCACGCTGGCCACGCTCGGGCTCACCTTCCTGGCGCCACCGATGGTCTCGGTCGCCCTCGCCTTCGGCCCCGCTGAGTATTTCGCCCTCATGCTGCTCGCCTTCACCACCGTCTCGGCCGTGCTCGGCGAGTCGCGGCTCCGGGGCGCGATCAGCCTCTTCTTCGGCCTCGGCCTCGGCCTGATCGGCATCGACACCCAGACCGGGCAGGCTCGGTTCACCCTCGCCCAGCCGGCGCTCCTCGACGGGATCGGCGTGGTGATCGTCGTGGTGGGGCTCTTCGCCGTGGGGGAGACGCTGTACGCGGCGGTCCACGAGCGGGAGGGCGAGATCGTCCCCCTGGCCGGCTCCATCTGGATGACGAGCGAGGAGTGGCGGCGGTCCTGGAAGCCGTGGCTGCGCGGCACGCTCTTCGGCTTCCCGATCGGAGCGCTGCCGGCCGGCGGCGCCGAGATCCCGACCTTCCTGTCCTACCTCGCGGAAAAGCGCCTCACGAAGCATCCCGAGGAGTTCGGCCGGGGGGCCATCGAAGGCGTGGCGGGGCCGGAGGCCGCGAACAACGCCGCCGCGGCCGGCGTCCTGGTGCCGCTCCTGACCCTCGGCCTGCCCACTTCGGCCACGGCGGCCATCCTGCTGGCCGCCTTCCAGGGATACGGGCTCCAGCCCGGGCCGCTCCTCTTCGAGCAGCGGCCCGACCTCGTCTGGGGGCTCATCGCGAGCCTCTACATCGGCAACACCATGCTGCTGATCCTGAACCTTCCGCTGGCGCCCATCTGGGTGCGCCTCCTCATGATCCCGCGGCCCTACCTCTACGCGGGCATCCTCATCTTCGCCTTTCTCGGCGCCTACGCGGCGAACAACTCGGTCGCGGACCTGGTGATCCTGATCATCGTCGGGCTCATCGGGTACGTCATGCGCCTCTACGACTTCCCGGTCGCGCCGGTGCTGGTGGGAATGATCCTCGGTCCACTCTCGGAGCAGCAGCTCCGGCGGGCCCTCGCCTTGAGCCAGGGCGATCCCTCGGTCTTCCTGACCCGCCCCATCGCGGCGACCCTGGTCGGCATCACCCTGGCCGTGCTGATCCTGCCTCCGCTGCTCCGGCGCGTCTGGGGCCGTCCCGATTGAGTTTTTTCGGCCCGCATAGTAGGCTCAGCAGCGTGCCGGCGCGACGGAGTGGGATCGCGTCCCGGCTGTCTCGATCGAGCGAGGAACCCAGATCACGCCACCCGTCCGGGATGCCATGACCACCGCGACTGCCGACGCGATCGCCGTCAAGGGGGTCTCCAAGCACTACCCGACCCGCGACGGGCGCGTGGCGGCGCTCGACCGCATCTCCTTCGACGTCGCGGAAGGCGAGTTCATCGCCGTCGTCGGGCCCTCGGGGTGCGGCAAGTCCACGCTCCTCAAGATCCTGGCCGGCATCCTGCCCCCGTCGACCGGCGAGGCGCGGCTCCGCGGCACGCCGATCGCCGGTCCGCGGCGGGACATCGGGGTGGTCTTCCAGTCCCCCGTGCTCTTCCCCTGGCGGAGCGTGCTGGACAACGTGCTCCTGCCGGTAGACGTCCAGGGGCTCGGGCGCGCGCGTCATACGCAGCCCGCGCTCGAGCTCCTCGGGCTCGTGGGGCTCGAGGGCTTCGAGCACCGTTACCCGTGGGAGCTGTCGGGAGGCATGCAGCAGCGGGTCGCGCTGACCCGCGCGCTCGTCCACGACCCCGCCATGCTGCTCATGGACGAGCCATTCGGCGCGCTCGACGCCATGACCCGCGAGCACATGAACCTGGAGCTCCAGCGCATCTGGCTGGAGCGGCAGAAGACCGTGCTCTTCATCACGCACTCGATCCCGGAAGCCGTGTTCCTGGCTGACCGGGTGCTCGTGATGAGCCCGCGGCCGGGCCGCATCCTCGAAAAGCTGCCGGTGGAGATCCCCCGACCTCGCTCGCTGGACGTCATGAGCACGCCCGGCTTCGGCGACGCCGTCCGCCACCTCCGCGCCCAGTTCCGGGCCAAGGGCGGATTCGACGCATGAGCCGCACCCGGAACCTCCTGCTGACGGCGGTGTTCTTCGCCACCTCGGTTCTCGCCTGGGAAGCGACCGTGCGGCTGCTGGAGATCCCGCCCTTCGTCCTGCCGCCGCCATCCAAGGTGGTGGTCGCGCTGTGGCGGGGCATCTCGAGTGGTCTCTACCTCCGGCATCTCTACTACACGCTCCTGGAGACGCTCCTCGGCTTCCTGCTCGGCTCCCTGCTCGGCTTTTCTCTGGGCACGGCCGTCGCCATGAACCGCTACGTGGAATACTTCCTCTATCCGTACATCGTGATGTTCCAGTCGCTGCCCAAGGTCGCCCTGGCGCCCCTCATCGTGATCTGGTTCGGGCTCGGCCTCACCTCCAAGGTGGTGAACGCGGCGCTGGTCGCCTTCTTCCCGCTGCTGGTGAACACGATGGTGGGCCTGCGGTCGGCCGATGAAGATCGGGTGAGCCTCATGCGCTCGCTGGCGGCCAGCGAGCGTCAGATCTTCTGGATGCTTCGCCTGCCCAATGCCCTCCCGTTCGTCATGGCCGGCCTCGACGTGGCGATGATCTTCGCCCTCATCGGCGCCATCGTCGGCGAGTTCGTCGGCGCCACGTCCGGGCTCGGCATGCTGATCCAGAGCATGAACTTCACCATGGACGTCTCGGGCCAGTTCTCCGTCCTGCTCGTCCTGTCGCTGGTGGGCCTCGCCCTCAACCGCGGCATCCTCCTCATCCGGCGCCGGGTCCTGTTCTGGGATCCCTCGGAGAAGGAGCGGGCCGCGCGCCGGCCGAGCGAGGAGCCGGAGACCGCGCCAACCCTGGCCGGCGACGCTCGTGTCAAGAAGGAGGTCAGCGCATGGTAGGGTGCCGGATATCCCGGGCCGGCGGATGGCTCACCCGGCTGATCGCACTCGGGCTGGCCGCGAGCCTGCTGGCGCTGCCGGCCGGCGCGCAGGTCGCCCGCCTCCGCGTGGGCTGGTGCGCCCGGACCGTCACGGCGGCCGCGACGCCGTTCGCCATCGCGACCAAGCTGGGCTGGTTCAAGCAGGAGGGGATCGAGGTCGAGCTGATCCCGCTCCCCGGCTCCACCGACTGTGTCAAGAACGTGGCCACCAAGGAAGTCGACTTCGCGCTGCCGAGCGTGGAGCCCCTGGCCATCGGCCGCCCCCAGGGGATCAAGGCCAAGATCTTCTACACCGCGTACCAGGGCAACATCTACGGCATCGCCGTGCCCGCCGACAGCCCCATCCAGAAGCTCGCCGACCTCAAGGGGAAGAACGTCGGCGTCATCTCCATGTCTTCCGGCGGCGTCATCGTGGCCCGGGCGCTGGCGGCGACGGCCGGCCTCGACCCCGACAAGGACATCACCATCGTGGTGGCCGGGGAAGGCGCGCAGACGGCGGCCCTCGTGCGGAACAAGCAGGTGGACGCGCTGAGCCAGTTCGACACTCAGTACGCCATCGTCGAGAACGCCGGGGTCAAGCTCCGCTTGCTGGACACCCGCGAGATCGACCGCTACCCCTCGAATGGCTTCCTGGCCACCGAGGAGACGCTCAAGAGCCGGCACCGGGAGGCGGTCGGGCTGGCCCGAGGCTATGCCAAGGGCACCGTCTTCGCCATCACCAATCCGGAGGCGGCCGTCCGCATCCTGTACGAGGTCTTCCCGGCGACGAAGCCGACCGGCAAGGATGAGGCGACGGCGATCCGGGACGACACCAGGGTCCTGCAGGCGCGGGCGCAGAACTGGAAGCTCGAGAAGGCGGGCGCGCGGAAATGGGGCGAGAACTCCGAGCGGAATTACGCGGCCTACGTCGACTTCATGACGAAATGGGGCATCATCAAGCAGCCCGTCGACGCGAAGGACCTGGTGACCAACGAGCTGATCGACGAGATCAACCGCTTCGACGCCGAGAAGGTCGCCGCGGAGGCGCGCGCCTACAAGCCGGCCCGCTGACCGGCCGTGACTCAGTCGCGGGCCCGGCCTGGCGGCCATGACCGGAGGCACCATGACACAGGATCCTGTCCGGATCCGCGACGTCGTCGTCGAGCGCGGCGCCAAGCGCCACAGCTTCCTGAAGGTGGGCGAGACGGGCGCCGGCCCGATCGAGATGCCGGTGGTCGTCGTCCATGGCCGCCGGCCCGGGCCGACGCTCTGCCTCACCGGGGGCGTCCACGCGACCGAGTACCCCGGCCAGACGGCGGTCCGCGAGATGGCGCGGCAGCTCGACCCGGCGACGCTGGCCGGGACGGTCATCGCGATCCCGGTCGTCAACATGCCGATGTTCGCCGCGCGGTCGGCGTTTGTCTCGCCGATCGACGGCCTGAACCTCAATCGCGTGGCTCCCGGTCGGCCCGATGGCACCATCACCGAGCTGATCGCCCACACGCTCTTCAGCGAGATCCTGAGCCTCGCCACCCATCACATCGACTGCCACGGAGGCGACCTCACCGAGATTCTCTGGCCCTACGCGGCGTACCGCATGACGGGCAAGCCCGAGCTCGACGAGACCGGCGAGGCGATGGCGCGCTGCTACAGCCCCCGGATCGTCGCGCTGTTCCGGGAGGGGACGGCGCTGGTCCCGGCCGGGACCGTGACGACGGAGGCGGCCAGGCGGGGTGTCGCCTCGATCCTGGGAGAGTGCGGCAGCGCCGGGGGCCTCGACCCGGCCGACGTCAGCACGCACGTCCACGGCATCACGAACGTCATGCGCTTTCTCCGGATGCTGCCGGGCGAGCCGGTGGTGCCGGCCGGCCAGGTCCTCGGCGCGTCGCAGTTCGTCGTCCAGG
Proteins encoded:
- a CDS encoding ABC transporter substrate-binding protein — translated: MVGCRISRAGGWLTRLIALGLAASLLALPAGAQVARLRVGWCARTVTAAATPFAIATKLGWFKQEGIEVELIPLPGSTDCVKNVATKEVDFALPSVEPLAIGRPQGIKAKIFYTAYQGNIYGIAVPADSPIQKLADLKGKNVGVISMSSGGVIVARALAATAGLDPDKDITIVVAGEGAQTAALVRNKQVDALSQFDTQYAIVENAGVKLRLLDTREIDRYPSNGFLATEETLKSRHREAVGLARGYAKGTVFAITNPEAAVRILYEVFPATKPTGKDEATAIRDDTRVLQARAQNWKLEKAGARKWGENSERNYAAYVDFMTKWGIIKQPVDAKDLVTNELIDEINRFDAEKVAAEARAYKPAR
- a CDS encoding tripartite tricarboxylate transporter TctB family protein — protein: MKPESRPLAVGAGVTALGLFFLVGAQTIAGETPYAGVGPRAFPTLIGAALTVLGVAFLIAVRRGMTFPEAGGPVERGTMPWILGGLAAATLAMAPLGFPVAALFLFVLTARGFGSRRWGWNVVLGAVLGVVVYYVFSRALGVSLPGGLFERW
- a CDS encoding ABC transporter permease, which encodes MSRTRNLLLTAVFFATSVLAWEATVRLLEIPPFVLPPPSKVVVALWRGISSGLYLRHLYYTLLETLLGFLLGSLLGFSLGTAVAMNRYVEYFLYPYIVMFQSLPKVALAPLIVIWFGLGLTSKVVNAALVAFFPLLVNTMVGLRSADEDRVSLMRSLAASERQIFWMLRLPNALPFVMAGLDVAMIFALIGAIVGEFVGATSGLGMLIQSMNFTMDVSGQFSVLLVLSLVGLALNRGILLIRRRVLFWDPSEKERAARRPSEEPETAPTLAGDARVKKEVSAW
- a CDS encoding succinylglutamate desuccinylase/aspartoacylase family protein, giving the protein MTQDPVRIRDVVVERGAKRHSFLKVGETGAGPIEMPVVVVHGRRPGPTLCLTGGVHATEYPGQTAVREMARQLDPATLAGTVIAIPVVNMPMFAARSAFVSPIDGLNLNRVAPGRPDGTITELIAHTLFSEILSLATHHIDCHGGDLTEILWPYAAYRMTGKPELDETGEAMARCYSPRIVALFREGTALVPAGTVTTEAARRGVASILGECGSAGGLDPADVSTHVHGITNVMRFLRMLPGEPVVPAGQVLGASQFVVQARRGGLLRLSVGIGETVSEGQELGEVWDAFGDVVETLRAPARGLVRIIWTHKVVTSGDAVLKCWVTEPAPPFAPTDRFVR
- a CDS encoding tripartite tricarboxylate transporter permease — encoded protein: MDTLLALGHGFAVAVQPLNLLFAFIGAVLGTAVGVLPGIGPALTVALLLPVTYNLAPTASFIMFCGVYYGAMYGGSTTSILIRTPGESASIITSLEGYQMARRGRGSAALATAAVGSFVAGTLATLGLTFLAPPMVSVALAFGPAEYFALMLLAFTTVSAVLGESRLRGAISLFFGLGLGLIGIDTQTGQARFTLAQPALLDGIGVVIVVVGLFAVGETLYAAVHEREGEIVPLAGSIWMTSEEWRRSWKPWLRGTLFGFPIGALPAGGAEIPTFLSYLAEKRLTKHPEEFGRGAIEGVAGPEAANNAAAAGVLVPLLTLGLPTSATAAILLAAFQGYGLQPGPLLFEQRPDLVWGLIASLYIGNTMLLILNLPLAPIWVRLLMIPRPYLYAGILIFAFLGAYAANNSVADLVILIIVGLIGYVMRLYDFPVAPVLVGMILGPLSEQQLRRALALSQGDPSVFLTRPIAATLVGITLAVLILPPLLRRVWGRPD
- a CDS encoding ABC transporter ATP-binding protein, yielding MTTATADAIAVKGVSKHYPTRDGRVAALDRISFDVAEGEFIAVVGPSGCGKSTLLKILAGILPPSTGEARLRGTPIAGPRRDIGVVFQSPVLFPWRSVLDNVLLPVDVQGLGRARHTQPALELLGLVGLEGFEHRYPWELSGGMQQRVALTRALVHDPAMLLMDEPFGALDAMTREHMNLELQRIWLERQKTVLFITHSIPEAVFLADRVLVMSPRPGRILEKLPVEIPRPRSLDVMSTPGFGDAVRHLRAQFRAKGGFDA